Genomic segment of Coffea arabica cultivar ET-39 chromosome 1e, Coffea Arabica ET-39 HiFi, whole genome shotgun sequence:
TCCTCATCACCTCCAATGGCCTCAAGGCCTTCGTCGCTGTCACTGTTTCCATAGTAATTATCTGAATTGTTCTTATCCTTAAATTCTTGAACCTGCCttttagtagcaccaaaaaccCTTCTCCCGCTGGAGACATGGAGGTTTTCACTATCTTCCTCATTTTTATCTTCCAATTGCTTCAATGACAGCTCATAATCCTGAAGAGCAAGCCTTGCTTCTTCATCAGcagcctcttttctttttttcaagccACGGACCTATGAGAACACAAGTTGGCAGAAGAGTTAAACAAATATACAAATTTGCAGTCTGGTGTCTTGGTCAGAATAAATTTCTAAAATGATGTTGGACCACtgcaaataaagtaaataaatctCCAATGAACCAAAAAGAGTTACCATGAAAGGCAAAGAAAGAACTCCTGACTTAGGCAACTCTTCATTCCCTTCTAGTATTTCAAGTGtcttttcctttgctttctTTAACATTGTTGATGGACCTTCTTGATCTGAATCAATTAAAATGTCATCAGAGTAATCCTCATCACTGCTCTCGTCACTACTTCCCATCATAGAATTCATTTTTCTTGTCAGCAGAGCATGTTGATTGAGTTGTTCAGCTATAGCAGCTCGAGTCCCATCATCTTGGATATTCAAACCGCGCTGGAGAATGCGCTTTGCCCACTTTGAGCTGTTCTTGTGTTTCAACGTCAAGCGTTCCTGTGCAATATTGCCAGCGAAAAATGGATTGACTCATGTAAGCTCATTATTCTTTTTCCACACTAGTCTTGCATTTTCAAATCCAAGTTTCAGTTGTCAAGGGTGTTAGACAAATTTGTCAATTACCTCTGCTCTCTTGAACTCTTGTTTCATTGCAAGTTCTTTAGCAGCTTCTGGGTCCATTTCCATTGCAGCAGCAGTTGCTTTCAGGCGATCTTTCTTCAACAGACGATGATATGTTTTAGACTTTATCTTTCTTATACGTTTTGCTTTCAGTTCATGACGGAAAAGAAGACTACGCATTTTTGCAAGCCGATTCTGTTGATCCCTCACATCTTCAACAGTTATCTGTCAGCATCACGTTGCAAAAGGAAATCATTCAGGAAACTAAGTTTGGCATGCCTTAATTGGCAAATAGATTCTTTGAGAGTTATCTCATAAATAACATGACCAAGAGAGATGCATCTGAGCTATGTTTATAGAATATGGATACCTTATTCAGTTCCAAAAGTCTAGCACCGTCTTTTCTATGAGCttcaataatatcattatcattgACCAATGATGCAATTTTCTTCTCAAAAACACTCCTTGGTTTAAATTCAGAAGCTATTGATCCAACAGTGGAAAACCCCACATCTGTTTCTTCATCAAAATATATAGTGGGTGCTTCTCGGTTCCTCTTAACAAGAGGTTCCCACTTTGTAATATCCTTCTTTGACAGCTCATAAGCTGCCTTTCTTTCCAATCTCTCTTGATCTGATCTTGGAAGAGGTGCGTTAAGGGACAAAGACTTCCTTTCCATTCGATGCACATCCTTCCTGAGTTTACTGAAGCCGGACTTCCCATGAAGTGGATCCAAAAGGTCCTCAATGCTTATGCGGCTGTCACCCTCAAGAATATCACGACTGGGATTGTATTCAGACTCCGGATATGCCTCAGATATGACAAAATCACTATTCTTCCTCTTACCTACGAGAGAGTAACAGAATTAATCAGCCTAATTGCTCTCAGTTTTACAAGTGGATTATATGGTCTGGTAGCTTTATCACTCACTACAAGCAagcagagaaagaaagaaacaaacacTGCAAACAAATAGGCATAAAAAACAGAAGAGGAGAATGTCCCAGAAAACAATTAGTAGAAACCGCTTCCATTGTATAAAGATGCCAGCTCCTGGAAAATCAGTGTACAGACAGCATAAGGAACATAAGGTCGTCAAGATGCATATAAACAATGTACCAAAAGAACATTTTGCTAAAAGATGTTTCATATTGCAACCTACGGGtgttaaaaatcaaatattcttCTTCAGTCAATGGACTCAAAAGCAACAAGTCGGTGAAACTTTGTTGAGCGACATGCAACAAACCTAGCCTAAAATATGAACGACAAAATTGAGTATCATTACTACCTTCAAAGGCATCACCAGGCAATCCAGTGATCTCTTGCAGCATCCTAGAATGCCTTCCGTCATCTTCATTATCAAGCTCATCACCGCCCCTATTAGCCTCATCTCCTTCATCATTGCCATCATCTGATGCTACATCTTCATCCTATTTGACGAAAGGAAATAAAGCAATTAAGGAAACAATTCAAACTAGCAATACCATAAAGGAAAAATAATAAGTTCCAAAAAATCACCGCATAATAATTTCCAGCAACGACAAATACCAttgtta
This window contains:
- the LOC113718186 gene encoding uncharacterized protein, which translates into the protein MAEKKRKKRDENGHKNRGEFKKKKKNGRNSSKQDREARRRTGPRLPNALRKELDLLNSTTQLSDDDAASDSDVAATNDLYEYEEALPEEESKKNKRFDSVDNYEYELPEEFEDEDVASDDGNDEGDEANRGGDELDNEDDGRHSRMLQEITGLPGDAFEGKRKNSDFVISEAYPESEYNPSRDILEGDSRISIEDLLDPLHGKSGFSKLRKDVHRMERKSLSLNAPLPRSDQERLERKAAYELSKKDITKWEPLVKRNREAPTIYFDEETDVGFSTVGSIASEFKPRSVFEKKIASLVNDNDIIEAHRKDGARLLELNKITVEDVRDQQNRLAKMRSLLFRHELKAKRIRKIKSKTYHRLLKKDRLKATAAAMEMDPEAAKELAMKQEFKRAEERLTLKHKNSSKWAKRILQRGLNIQDDGTRAAIAEQLNQHALLTRKMNSMMGSSDESSDEDYSDDILIDSDQEGPSTMLKKAKEKTLEILEGNEELPKSGVLSLPFMVRGLKKRKEAADEEARLALQDYELSLKQLEDKNEEDSENLHVSSGRRVFGATKRQVQEFKDKNNSDNYYGNSDSDEGLEAIGGDEEDGMDKNNESQTDVNINPDVLREESEIGHDPIFKSFEDIVKEPGPRTTYEVALFASNSSKKMKNVDEKIGVQNEEVSDCHTTRYTEMRDLDMEGENADSDTESEGQMVDGILSSGPKSTYEQPSQEELIRRAFAGDDVEEEFEKDKEVALNEENPEPEKPTLLPGWGQWTHIQKSKGLPSWMMEEHENAKKKREEALKKRRDAQLNHVIISEKLDKKAEKLHMKTLPFPYTSKEVFEQSMRMPIGPEFNPATAIGALNRPEVVKKAGLIIKPIRFEDVDPHEKVENNRSKRQKQQMSKSKGKSNKNMKSRGP